In Vibrio mangrovi, the DNA window AACATCTTCATGAATATCATAGCTCAGACTAACATTCAGCCCCGGATCAGCATCGTTCTTCTTCGCTTCAAACTCTTGCTGAGCACACGCAGGGTTATCACGCAGTGCCTGCATCTGATAGGTTGTTTCTGCCCAGATTGTCCGTAATTCTGTCCGGGAACGCGCCAGCAATATTTCTTCATTATGAGTCACAACAAAGCGATCGGAAGCTTCTACAGAACCAATCACATGAGAACAAGCTTGCAGACCTTGCCCAGCAAGAGTTTCAAGTACAGCATCCACATCCTGCTCGCGAACCTGAACCACTGCACCCAGTTCTTCGTTGAAAAGTGCGGCCAACGAATCACTGCCCAAAGCGGCAATATCAACATTCACACCACAGTGGCCGGCAAAAGCCATTTCAGCCAGTGTGACAAACAGACCACCGTCTCCTTTATCATGGTAAGCCAACAATTTGTTGGTACGAACCAATGTCTGAATCGCTTCAAAAAAGCCTTTCAGTTGCGCAGCGTCATCGACATCAGCCGGTTGATCACCCAACTGTTTGTAGACCTGAGCCAGTGCGGTTGCACCAAGACGGTTCTTTCCATTCCCCAAATCAATCGCAATCAGACGAGTGTCGCCCAAGTCCGTGCGCAATTGCGGCGTCACAGTCTTGCGAACATCATCAACCCGGGCAAATGCGGTAATAATCAGCGACAACGGAGAAGTCACTTCTTTCTGCTCACCGTTTTCCTCATTCCACTTGGTTTTCATCGACATTGAGTCTTTACCAACCGGAATTGTCAGCCCCAGCGCAGGACACAACTCTTCACCGACCGCTTTAACCGCTTCATACAACCCGGCATCTTCGCCCGGGTGACCTGCCGGAGACATCCAGTTGGCTGACAGTTTAATGTGTTTCAGGTCTCCGATATCTGTTGCTGCAATATTAGTCAGAGACTCAGCAACAGCCAGACGGGCTGATGCTGCAAAATCAAGCAGAGCCACCGGAGTACGCTCGCCCATCGACATCGCTTCACCACAATAGGTGTCGAAACTAGCCGTAGTCACGGCACAGTTAGCAACAGGAATCTGCCATGGACCAACCATCTGGTCGCGGGCAACCATACCGGTTACGGAGCGATCCCCGATGGTAATCAGGAAGGTTTTTTCAGCTACGGCTGGCAAACGAAGCACCCGATCAACAGCTTCGTTTAACTCAATACCACTGCGATCCAGTGCCGGACTCTGTGCTTTCAGTGTCGTGGCTTCACGATGCATCTTCGGCGGTTTACCCAACAGAATGTCCATCGGCATATCGATTGGGGTATTGTCGAAATGGGAATCTTCCAACGTCAGATGACGTTCTTCGGTTGCCACACCGACAACAGCATAAGGGGCTCGTTCACGGCGGCAAATCGCATCAAAAGCTTCCATATGCTCAGGCGCGACAGCCAGAACATAACGCTCCTGAGATTCATTACACCAGATCTCCAGCGGACTCATTCCCGGTTCATCGTTCGGAACATCCCGCAGCTGGAATTTACCGCCACGTTCACCATCGTTAACCAGTTCAGGCAGAGCATTCGAAATACCACCGGCACCGACATCATGGATAAACGCAATCGGGTTGTCTTCTCCCAGTTGCCAGCAACGGTCAATCACTTCCTGACAACGGCGTTCCATTTCAGGGTTTTCACGCTGTACAGATGCAAAATCCAGATCTTCGGCAGACTGACCGGAGGCCATAGAAGAAGCAGCGCCGCCGCCCAGGCCGATATTCATTGCCGGACCACCCAGAACAATCAGGCTCGCACCTACCGGAATTTCTTTCTTCTGAATGTGCTCTTCGCGAATATTCCCCATCCCGCCGGCAATCATAATCGGTTTATGATAACCACGGATTTCTTCACCGGCATGAGAAGTCACTTTCTCTTCGTAGGTACGGAAATACCCCAACAGATTCGGACGACCAAATTCGTTGTTAAATGCAGCACCACCCAGAGGCCCTTCAATCATAATATCCAGCGCATTCACAATACGTCCCGGCTTACCGAAGTCGGTTTCCCAGGGTTGCTCGAAATGAGGAATACGCAGGTTAGAAACCGTGAATCCAACCAGACCTGCTTTTGGCTTACCGCCAATCCCGGTAGCGCCTTCATCACGAATTTCACCGCCACTACCAGTTGAAGCGCCCGGCCATGGAGAAATCGCAGTCGGGTGGTTGTGGGTTTCCACCTTCATCAGGATATGTGCATTCTCGGTGTGATAGTTGTACTGGCGCGTTTTCGGATCCGGGAAGAAGCGGCCGACTGGAGAACCGGTCATAACTGCGGCATTGTCTTTATAGGCCGACAAAACATAATCCGGTGTAGTTTCATAGGTGTTCTTGATCATCTTAAACAGGGATTTTTCCTGTTGAACACCATCAATTGTCCAGTCAGCGTTGAAAATCTTGTGACGACAGTGCTCAGAGTTCGCCTGTGCAAACATCATCAGCTCAATATCGTTCGGATTACGGCCTAGTCGGGTGAAATTCTCAACCAGATAATCAATCTCATCTTCGGCCAGAGCCAGCCCCAGAGATACATTTGCCTCTTCCAGTGCTTTACGGCCACCGGCAAGTACATCAACGGCAGTCATCGGTGCCGGAGTTGCACTCTGAAACAGTTGAGCGACTGATTCAACATCAGCAAAGACACTTTCCATCATCCGGTCATGGAGTAATCCCTGCAATACCGCGTGCTGAGCATCCGTCAGTGCCACAGAAGATTCAATATAGTAGGCAGTTCCCCGCTCAAGGCGTTTCACTTTTTCCAGACCGCAATTGTGTGCGATATCGGTCGATTTCGATGACCATGGTGAAATGGTTCCCGGACGCGGAGTAACCAGCAACAACAAACCTTCCGGCTGATGCTCTTCAATTGTCGGGCCATAGGTCAGCAGTTTTTCTAGCTTCTCGACTTCCTGATGATCCAAATCGGCGGTCAGGTCAGCAAAGTGCATAAATTCTGCGTAAATGCCGGTCACTGGTAAACTTTGCTCACGGCATCGTTCAAGGAGTTTGTTCACCCGAAATTCAGAAAGCGCTGGGGAGCCACGGAAAATTCTCATGTGCTTAGGTCTCTGTTGCTGTTAATTAAGGTAATATTGGAATAAATTCAAACAATTAAACTAAAACCGCTTTAATTTATACCAATTTTACCTCTGTTGTGCGGGCGCATTATAAATGAATTATTTTTGTGATGTAACACCAAACGCAACCGTTTGCGTCATTTTTTTCATGAATTTTGAAATCTCTCGCCTCTGGATCATTTCTGACTGTACAGTTTACCATTTCACGCATCAAAAAGTTGCGATTCAGCGGTGCTTTGATATAAAAGCAACATGAAGAGAAGAGATAAGCTGTACATGATCCGGATATTCCAACGTCAAACCCTGATAATCCTTGCTTTAACGTCCATAACAGCACTGCTCAGCGGTTGCCAGATTGACTCAAAACCTAAAAGCGAACTAGACCAGATCCGGGAACGGGGGGTTTTGCGCGTCGGTACAGTCAATAATCAGCTCTCCTATTTTATCGGTCCGGAAGGCCCTTCAGGGATGGATTATGAACTGGCCCGGGAGTTTGCCAATGAATTGGGCGTCAAGCTGGAAATGAGGCCGGTCTACCGGGTTTCATCTCTGTTTCCGGCACTGAAAAAGGGTGAAGTCGATATTGTTGCAGCAGGTCAGATCCAAACCGCCCAGCGAGTACAGTCTTTCCGGCCCGGACCAGCTTACTATTATGTCAGCCAGCAGGTTGTCTATCGGCAGGGACAATGGCATCCCCGCAACATGCAGCAGTTGATCCAGAAACAGAAAGACTTATCGGGACTTGCACCACAAGTACAGGTTTTAAACGTTGTTGATGATTCTCACTTTGAGCAGACACTTGTCCGGCTCAAAAGAAAATATCCGGACTTTTTGTATCAGATAGAGCCGGATTCAGATGTTCACGATTTGCTCAGAAAAGTTTCTCAGGGTGAATTGATGTTTACCATCGCCGACTCTGTGGAAGTTTCTCTGGCCCAGCGAATCTACCCGGATTTAGCAACCGCATTTGAAATCACGGACGATCAGCCAATCTCCTGGTTTATCCGTCGCTCGGATGATGAAAGCCTTTATGCCCTGATGATTGAATTTTTCGGTAATCAGAAACAATCCGGCACCATAGCCTCACTCGAAGAAAAGTATATCGGCCATGTCGGTACTTTTGATTATGTTGATACCCGGGCGTTTATCCGGGCATTAGACAGCCGGCTCCCGAAATGGACACCACTATTCCGGAAATATGCAGGAGAGTTCGACTGGCGCCTGATTGCTGCCCTGTCATATCAGGAATCTCACTGGAACCCCAGAGCTAAATCCCCGACCGGCGTTCGCGGGATGATGATGCTGACACTGGCGACTGCCAAATCTGTCGGCATTACCAACCGGCTTAATCCGGAGCAATCCATTCAGGGTGGCGTCAAATATCTCCGGCGCATGATCAGCCGGGTGCCGGATTCCATTCCCGATCATGAAAAAATCTGGTTTGCGCTGGCCTCTTACAATATGGGTTACGGACATATGATGGATGCCCGCGATCTGACCAGAGTTCAGGGAGGAGATCCGGATGCCTGGGGAGATGTTAAAGATCGTTTGCCGTTACTGAGAAAACGCCGCTATTTCAGTCAGACCCGTTATGGTTACGCCCGGGGAGACGAAGCGCTGGCTTATGTAGAAAATATTCGTCGTTACTATCAAAGTATGATTGGCCATATTGATACGACAAGTACAGCAGATAACAGCGGTATTGGTATCGACGATCTGACCGTGATTCCGGCCATGATTGCCGATTCCGATGACGATACAGAGTTAGATACTTCCGCTCAGAACATTGAATCTGGTGAAGATTTACCCACAGTCTCTGAAACCGCACCGGCAGCAACGCATTAACGTCATTCAGGACTTGATTTTTCTTATGGAAACCCTTACATATTGAGTATGCCCGACGTTCGTCGGGTTCATCTTCCAGTCATAATACAACTGTAAAAGATAATCGTCTGCCCTCTGAAGTCTATCTGTCAGGGGGAAATTGTACTGACTATTCATTGGTATTTTTGAAAGGAGGTTAATCCATGCTGAGAAAACGTACAAAGTCAAAACATCTATGGCGAACCACAGCAGCGATTCACCGGAAACGTAAACTCGCAAATAATAAAAAGAAAATTTTTGCCCGCCACCGGGCGTTTACCCATCAGACTGCATGAGTAAATGCATCTGAATAGAGTTCCGAAATGGAATTCTGAAATAACCACAGATGTCTCCTTCCCAGCATAAAAAAGAAGGAGACTAAAATTCTCCCCTTTCCATCTGCCCAAATTTTCTCCAACCGAGCTATTCACTGGTCGTTTCAGACTGATTTCCACCATCGGTCTGCTGCTGACGCTTCGCCTCTTTAATCTCCTGTCTGCGACGCCGGAAAAA includes these proteins:
- the purL gene encoding phosphoribosylformylglycinamidine synthase: MRIFRGSPALSEFRVNKLLERCREQSLPVTGIYAEFMHFADLTADLDHQEVEKLEKLLTYGPTIEEHQPEGLLLLVTPRPGTISPWSSKSTDIAHNCGLEKVKRLERGTAYYIESSVALTDAQHAVLQGLLHDRMMESVFADVESVAQLFQSATPAPMTAVDVLAGGRKALEEANVSLGLALAEDEIDYLVENFTRLGRNPNDIELMMFAQANSEHCRHKIFNADWTIDGVQQEKSLFKMIKNTYETTPDYVLSAYKDNAAVMTGSPVGRFFPDPKTRQYNYHTENAHILMKVETHNHPTAISPWPGASTGSGGEIRDEGATGIGGKPKAGLVGFTVSNLRIPHFEQPWETDFGKPGRIVNALDIMIEGPLGGAAFNNEFGRPNLLGYFRTYEEKVTSHAGEEIRGYHKPIMIAGGMGNIREEHIQKKEIPVGASLIVLGGPAMNIGLGGGAASSMASGQSAEDLDFASVQRENPEMERRCQEVIDRCWQLGEDNPIAFIHDVGAGGISNALPELVNDGERGGKFQLRDVPNDEPGMSPLEIWCNESQERYVLAVAPEHMEAFDAICRRERAPYAVVGVATEERHLTLEDSHFDNTPIDMPMDILLGKPPKMHREATTLKAQSPALDRSGIELNEAVDRVLRLPAVAEKTFLITIGDRSVTGMVARDQMVGPWQIPVANCAVTTASFDTYCGEAMSMGERTPVALLDFAASARLAVAESLTNIAATDIGDLKHIKLSANWMSPAGHPGEDAGLYEAVKAVGEELCPALGLTIPVGKDSMSMKTKWNEENGEQKEVTSPLSLIITAFARVDDVRKTVTPQLRTDLGDTRLIAIDLGNGKNRLGATALAQVYKQLGDQPADVDDAAQLKGFFEAIQTLVRTNKLLAYHDKGDGGLFVTLAEMAFAGHCGVNVDIAALGSDSLAALFNEELGAVVQVREQDVDAVLETLAGQGLQACSHVIGSVEASDRFVVTHNEEILLARSRTELRTIWAETTYQMQALRDNPACAQQEFEAKKNDADPGLNVSLSYDIHEDVAAPFISTGVRPKMAVLREQGVNSHVEMAAAFDRAGFESIDIHMSDILSGNVALDQYQGLVACGGFSYGDVLGAGEGWAKSILFNAQARDMFAGFFNRQDTFALGVCNGCQMLSNLRELIPGADLWPRFVRNESERFEARFSLVEVQPSDSVFFNGMAGSRMPIAVSHGEGRVEVRDAAHLEALEKSGTVAIRYVDNLGQPTQQYPNNPNGSPNAITGLTTTDGRVTIMMPHPERVFRTVVNSWHPDSWGENGAWMRMFQNARKNLG
- the mltF gene encoding membrane-bound lytic murein transglycosylase MltF; protein product: MIRIFQRQTLIILALTSITALLSGCQIDSKPKSELDQIRERGVLRVGTVNNQLSYFIGPEGPSGMDYELAREFANELGVKLEMRPVYRVSSLFPALKKGEVDIVAAGQIQTAQRVQSFRPGPAYYYVSQQVVYRQGQWHPRNMQQLIQKQKDLSGLAPQVQVLNVVDDSHFEQTLVRLKRKYPDFLYQIEPDSDVHDLLRKVSQGELMFTIADSVEVSLAQRIYPDLATAFEITDDQPISWFIRRSDDESLYALMIEFFGNQKQSGTIASLEEKYIGHVGTFDYVDTRAFIRALDSRLPKWTPLFRKYAGEFDWRLIAALSYQESHWNPRAKSPTGVRGMMMLTLATAKSVGITNRLNPEQSIQGGVKYLRRMISRVPDSIPDHEKIWFALASYNMGYGHMMDARDLTRVQGGDPDAWGDVKDRLPLLRKRRYFSQTRYGYARGDEALAYVENIRRYYQSMIGHIDTTSTADNSGIGIDDLTVIPAMIADSDDDTELDTSAQNIESGEDLPTVSETAPAATH